Part of the Streptomyces europaeiscabiei genome is shown below.
CTGTGACACCCAGGGGCGGCATCGGTGTTTCCGAGGCTGCCCACAGGGTTCTCATCAGGCTCTCAGCGGGGGCTTATCCCTTCATCACACGGCGTCCCTAGCTTGCCGCCATGTTCTTCACCTACCTGAGGCGCGAACTGCGCCGCCGCAGAAAGGCGGCCCTCGTCGTCGCCTCCGGCCTCGCCCTGGGCATCGCGCTGGTCATCGTGGTCAGTTCCGTGTCCTCGGGCATGGAGAAGGCGCAGGGCAAAGTGCTCGAATCCCTGTACGGCCTGGGCACGGACATGACCGTCACCAAGGCCGCCGCCGCGGCGGGCGAGAACGGCGGTCAGCGCCCGCGGTTCGAGTTCGACGCCCAGGACGACGACTCCGACGAGGAGCAGAGCAGCGACCTCGTCCGGGTCCAGGGCTTCCAGACCCTCGCGAGTTCGACCGTCACCAAGGTCGGCGAGCAGGCGGGCGTCGCCGACGCCGTCGGCGGTCTCAGCCTCCAAGTCATCAAGGTGGACGGGCAGTTCCGGCGCGGTCAGTTCCAGCCGGACGAGGGGGCCGGGGGCCGGCAGCAGGGCGGCCCGGGCGGCGGTGGCCAGAACGGCGGCACCGGGCAGCCCGAGGGGCGGGTCGAGGGCGGCGGCGCCGAGTTCGACGTCGACAACTACTCCGTGTACGGCACGGACGTCACCGAGCCCGCCCTGGGGCCCCTGACCTCCTCGAAGATCACCAGCGGTCGTACGTTCCAGACGTCCGAGACCAACGCCGAGGTCGTCGTCGCGGACAAGTCGTACGCCAAGGAGAAGGAGCTGAAGGTCGGTGACAGCGTCACGATCAACAGCGTCAAGTACGAGGTCATCGGGATCGCGACGCCCGACAGCGGGGACGCGGCGGCCAACCTCTACATGCCGCTGAAGCAGGCGCAGACGCTCAGCGACTCCAAGGGCAAGGTCACCACGATCTACGTCAAGGCGGGCGACTCGCAGCAGATCGACAGCGTCAAGGCGGCCATCCAGAAGAACATCGACGGCACGACCGTCACCACCTCCGCCGACCTCGCCAAGACGGTCTCCGGCTCGCTGTCCACCGCCTCCGACCTCGCCTCCAACGTCGGCAGATGGCTGTCGATCGCGGTGCTCGTGGCCGCGTTCCTGGTGGCAGGGCTGCTCACCTCGTCGGCCGTCTCGCGACGGGTACGGGAGTTCGGCACGCTCAAGGCGCTGGGATGGAAGTCGGGACGGGTGACCCGGCAGGTCGTCGGTGAGGCCGTCGTCAACGGGCTGGTGGGCGGTGCGCTCGGTATCGCGCTGGGACTTGGCGGGGCGTACCTCGTGACGGCGATCAGTCCGACGCTGCAGGCGGAGATCGCGGCGACGGGCGGTGGGTTCGGTGGGCCCGGCGGTGGGGGCCCCGGCGGCTTCCCCGGTGGGGGTGGCCCCGGTGGTGGGCAGCAGGCGGCTTCGGACGCGCTCGAAGTCGTCCTCACCGCGCCCGTCAGTGTCTCCACGATCGCCGTCGCGGTGGGGCTCGCCGTCGCTGGTGGGCTGATCGCGGGGGCGTTCGGTGGGTGGCGGGCGTCCCGGTTGAGGCCGGCGGACGCGTTGCGGCGCGTGGAGTAGGGCGCTCACACCGGCGGCGCGACTGCCGCAGCCAAGTCCATCCCCATGTCAGGAGTTGCACATGTACGTACTCAGTGGTGTCACCAAGCGCTATGCGCGCGGCAAGGACACCGTCACCGCGCTCGACGGGGTCGATCTCACGATCGCCGACGGGGACCGGCTGGTCATCCAGGGACCTACCGGGGGCGGGAAGTCCACCCTGCTGCAGATGCTCGGAGGGTTGGACAAGCCCTCCGACGGGAGCATCGAGCTCGACGGCACCGATCTGGCGAGACTGTCCGAGGGCAAGCTCACGAAGGTGCGGAGCGAGAACATCGGGTTCGTGTTCCAGAGCTTCAACCTGATCCCGACGCTGACCGCGCAGGAGAACGTCGAGACGGCTCTCGTGCCGCTCGGGGTGAAGGCGAAGGAGCGGCGGCAGCGGGCCGCCGAGGCGTTGGAGTCGGTGGGGCTGGGGGAGCGGCTGGGGCATCTGCCGGCCGAGCTGTCGGGCGGTCAGCAGCAACGCGTCGCGATCGCCCGCGCGTTGGTGAAGCGGCCGAAGGTGCTGCTCGCGGACGAGCCCACCGGCAACCTCGACGAGTCCATGCGCGACGAGATCATGGAGGTCCTGGAGGCCCTCTGGAAGGAGCACGGGCTCACTTTCATCATGGTCACGCATGACTCGACGCTGGCGAAGAAGGCCCCTCGGGTCGCGACGATCCGCAAGGGGCGGATCACGGTGAAGGAGAACGCCGGGGCGTGAGCGGCCAAGGTGTCGGCGCGCGCGGGTGCCGGCGCGCGAGGTGTCGGCGCGCGCGAGGTGTCGGCACTCAGGGCGTGCGGTCCCCATGGGGCGGGGCGCGTTGGTGTGGAGTCCGGGGCGCGTGCGGGTCGCGCGTGGTCCGGAGTTCGCCGCTTTGCGCCCAGTCGCGAGGTATGTGACACGAGTTGACCCCCGGTCATACTGCGGAGACCGGGGGAAATTGACGCTTATGTGTGCGGAAGGTCCCTCGGTCGGATCAAGGGGGAGAGTTGCGCAGACATGCGGGAAGCGTGTGCAGGGCCACGATCGCCATGGTGTCCGCCGTGACACTGACGGCGGGACCGACCGGCCCGGCGTCCGCGATATCGGGGCGCGTGACCGTCACCACCAGCACTACCGTCACCACCAGCACTACCAGCACTACCAGCACTACCAGCACTACCGGCACCACCGGCACCACTGGCTCGACCGTGGCGGACCTCAAGGGCCTTGCGGCCGGCAGCGGTGCCGGCGTCAGGGCGAGGCACCGCATCACCCTCGTCACCGGTGACCGCGTCCTCGTCGACGCCGAAGGCCACGTACTCGGTCTGGAACGGGCGAAGGGGCGTGAGGACGTCCCGGTGCAGCTCCGTGAGGTCGACGGCCACACCTTTGTCATACCGGCCGACGCTGCCCGGCTCATCTCCGCCGGTCGGGTCGACAAGCGGCTCTTCGACGTCACCGTGCTGAACAGGTCGGCGATCCGCACCTCCCAGAAGCAGGGCCTGAAGGTGATCGTCGGCTACGCGGGAACCGCCGCCGACGCCCGGGCCGACGTACGGGACGCGGGCGACACCAAGGTCCGCCGCACCCTGAGGACCCTGAACGCCGACGCGCTGCTCACCCCCGGGGACGACGCCGCAGCGCTGTGGCAGGCGGTGACCGACGCCGACGGCACCACCGCCACCGGGGTGGCCCACATCTGGCTGGACGGCGTCCGCAAGGTCAGCCTCGACAGGTCCGTCGCGCAGATAGGCGCCCCGAAGGCCTGGAAGGCCGGCTTCGACGGCAAGGGCGTCACCATCGCCGTACTGGACACGGGCGTCGACGCGACCCACCCGGACCTCAAGGACCAGGTGATCGCCGAAAAGAACTTCTCCACCTCGCCCGACACCACGGACAAGTTCGGCCACGGCACCCATGTCGCCT
Proteins encoded:
- a CDS encoding ABC transporter permease, with amino-acid sequence MFFTYLRRELRRRRKAALVVASGLALGIALVIVVSSVSSGMEKAQGKVLESLYGLGTDMTVTKAAAAAGENGGQRPRFEFDAQDDDSDEEQSSDLVRVQGFQTLASSTVTKVGEQAGVADAVGGLSLQVIKVDGQFRRGQFQPDEGAGGRQQGGPGGGGQNGGTGQPEGRVEGGGAEFDVDNYSVYGTDVTEPALGPLTSSKITSGRTFQTSETNAEVVVADKSYAKEKELKVGDSVTINSVKYEVIGIATPDSGDAAANLYMPLKQAQTLSDSKGKVTTIYVKAGDSQQIDSVKAAIQKNIDGTTVTTSADLAKTVSGSLSTASDLASNVGRWLSIAVLVAAFLVAGLLTSSAVSRRVREFGTLKALGWKSGRVTRQVVGEAVVNGLVGGALGIALGLGGAYLVTAISPTLQAEIAATGGGFGGPGGGGPGGFPGGGGPGGGQQAASDALEVVLTAPVSVSTIAVAVGLAVAGGLIAGAFGGWRASRLRPADALRRVE
- a CDS encoding ABC transporter ATP-binding protein: MYVLSGVTKRYARGKDTVTALDGVDLTIADGDRLVIQGPTGGGKSTLLQMLGGLDKPSDGSIELDGTDLARLSEGKLTKVRSENIGFVFQSFNLIPTLTAQENVETALVPLGVKAKERRQRAAEALESVGLGERLGHLPAELSGGQQQRVAIARALVKRPKVLLADEPTGNLDESMRDEIMEVLEALWKEHGLTFIMVTHDSTLAKKAPRVATIRKGRITVKENAGA